One region of Pygocentrus nattereri isolate fPygNat1 chromosome 14, fPygNat1.pri, whole genome shotgun sequence genomic DNA includes:
- the thoc6 gene encoding THO complex subunit 6 homolog translates to MGPVELLHMSVFSQSFSPCGRFLAAGNNYGEIAVFSLSAALSPDATDMSQKPILTFTAHEGPVFMLLSTDTHLLSAGNGEISAWSWVELTKRSTKAVWTRRPNYKTSLEIPEINAMIINQKDNSLIVGGGDNNIHIMDMETGIFKSVLQGHTDYIHCLALKEREGEILSGGEDGAVRIWDSRTSQAVHCIEVFKYEECTRPQFGKWISCLATDSDWMLCGGGPSLSLWHLRSMSPTSVFPLAGCQRDAMFYQDMILAVGEGPHVSHCLLGGSVKAQIPCTSPSLNTLALNLSSTEHRVMTVAGSSDQIDVFTNFSYRAFSLSF, encoded by the exons ATGGGTCCAGTTGAG CTTCTCCACATGTCCGTGTTCTCCCAGAGTTTCTCTCCCTGCGGACGGTTTTTGGCAGCTGGTAATAACTATGGAGAGATCGCTGTATTCAG CCTGTCAGCTGCACTGAGTCCAGATGCAACAGACATGAGTCAGAAACCTATTCTCACCTTCACTG cACATGAAGGCCCAGTGTTCATGCTGCTGTCCACAGACACTCATCTCCTAAGTGCGGGGAATGGAGAGATCAGTGCATGGAGCTGGGTGGAACTCACTAAGAGA AGCACCAAGGCTGTATGGACAAGGAGGCCCAATTACAA AACTAGTCTTGAAATCCCAGAGATCAACGCGATGATTATTAATCAAAAA GACAACAGCTTGATAGTTGGTGGGGGAGACAATAATATTCACATCATGGACATGGAAACTGGGATCTTTAAG tcagTGCTGCAGGGCCACACGGACTACATCCACTGTCTGGCGTtaaaggagagggagggagagattcTCTCGGGGGGAGAGGATGGAGCAGTGAGGATTTGGG ACTCTCGGACGAGCCAAGCAGTGCACTGCATTGAAGTGTTTAAGTATGAG GAATGCACCCGCCCCCAGTTCGGGAAGTGGATCAGCTGCCTTGCGACAGACTCTGACTGGATG ctCTGCGGTGGAGgcccatccctctctctttggCATCTCCGCTCCATGTCTCCTACCTCAGTCTTCCCTCTGGCTGGCTGTCAAAGAGACGCCATGTTTTACCAGGATATG ATCCTGGCAGTAGGTGAGGGTCCACATGTGTCTCACTGTTTGCTGGGGGGCAGTGTTAAGGCTCAGATCCCCTGCACCTCACCGTCACTCAACACACTCGCCCTGAACCTCAGCAGCACTGAACACAGG GTGATGACTGTTGCAGGCAGTAGTGACCAGATTGATGTTTTCACCAATTTCTCCTACAGagccttctctctgtctttctga